From a region of the Lactuca sativa cultivar Salinas chromosome 4, Lsat_Salinas_v11, whole genome shotgun sequence genome:
- the LOC111898943 gene encoding uncharacterized protein LOC111898943 has protein sequence MGDIFTSVSKLESRGKLPSQTEKNPNVNVVTFRSGKQAGESSSKKKPREEDEEIEVIPIEEPIIKNDTQAETPKKNTPLIPRYAKFLKELCTNKRKLKGNEKISMNENASAVLQRKLPPKCKDPGMFTVPCKIGDVTFSSVMLDLGASINGMPHSVYESLNVGPLSETGVIISLADKSSVFPRGILEDVLVQVNQLVFPTDLYVIDLDEQVSSKSGIILLGRPFLNAARTKIDVYARSLTMEFDGETISFNIL, from the exons atgggAGATATATTTACATCTGTAAGCAAGTTGGAATCCCGTGGTAAACTCCcttctcaaaccgaaaagaacccaaatgtcaatgtggtgacCTTTAGGAGTGGCAAACAAGCCGGAGAAAGTAGTTCAAAGAAGAAGCCAAGGGAAGAAGATGAGGAAATAGAAGTCATTCCCATCGAAGAACCTATAATCAAGAATGATACACAAGCCGAAACCCCAAAGAAGAACACCCCTCTA ATTCCGAGATATGCAAAATTCTTGAAGGAGCTTTGCACCAACAAGAGAAAGTTGAAAGGAAATGAGAAAATCTCGATGAACGAAAATGCATCCGCGGTTTTACAAAGGAAGCTTCCACCCAAGTGTAAAGATCCTGGAATGTTCACAGTCCCTTGCAAGATTGGAGATGTCACCTTTAGTAGTGTTATGCTTGATCTTGGTGCCTCTATCAATGGCATGCCCCACTCGGTGTATGAATCATTGAATGTCGGACCCTTAAGCGAAACCGGTGTCATAATATCTCTTGCGGATAAATCAAGTGTCTTTCCTAGAGGCATTTTAGAAGATGTCCTAGTACAAGTAAACCAATTGGTCTTCCCAACGGATTTATATGTGATTGACCTAGACGAACAAGTGTCCTCAAAATCGGGTATAATCTTACTTGGGAGACCATTTTTGAATGCGGCTAGAACAAAGATTGATGTGTATGCGAGAAGCTTGACAATGGAGTTTGATGGTGAAACAATAAGTTTTAACATTTTATGA